In Thunnus thynnus chromosome 11, fThuThy2.1, whole genome shotgun sequence, the following proteins share a genomic window:
- the LOC137192404 gene encoding uncharacterized protein isoform X1 codes for MMYLENTEQTEVSCEEMLSTEAMLAEQCKVPKLTEAEDLTSPSKGSAELDLEVLVEYTEQTVSRDMDPSILCVEHFDMNQNFTDEAESCTYCNGLTESFEQYSSSDGFFESDKTLDKCETSGLSQPFDECAQHCECFKPCKSSEHCANHSVASKCSSCCEHCAEHLQLFQQCKPSDQQFESFDFEADKLAVNCDIFGQCETSDFIPECTDHLECADHLELLQQYEPTDQQFECFDSESDTSTDDSEQCEMSGFTPNISDSVDLLYGGTGLCEYDEIQNQIECTDDDDEGYLPEEKDEENETEVSDEESCGLTEDVNSLHFKTPVKVYFDDGEHVSLESECLEKHLDAKENFDSETDSETNQEYETTEQCAASEQCNFDSTEFYTEEDASSDCSSIETKSFKTCPDGSIPSDPSSDSSGESEKGTQEDSSDEQTQWESFEDDDEDIEQSNMNENYNDQTKTPTVDIVIEDYFDLFDRSDYFGYAFAQKQHYVSCFDGGDIHDRLYVEEKQAKVQVKEIKKEIDEQETDACSDAPEEACKEGDLSPSDDTSYESCESEKQSGEWKAESESSLGEVEENESAFDEALYAEHYVDSEAEKDEETSDGEACASENYASEIFNEQEAEVCPSSGNEIMSAPCAEDISVEGDAYEDSIFVAQSYESTDENNSMIDDVQTIVTDGREDDKEEPKDEQPDTVYSDEDKEFSEFPENESYWSLTDDEDEMYDPGVEEYYAYQINSIQSSVKQALNGFVEEESSYEQIINGDASRNEGEDALLSPKETQLQDVQAPEICPEEFKTVRFEITDVTELNEDCSVVEQTPESDDDCELNKISPPQGIIHSVVPEQDAHTQVNRTEDSEEENSDDESYEPCECEYCIPPQVPAKPLLPRMKSNDAGKICVVIDLDETLVHSSFKPVNNADFIIPVEIDGTVHQVYVLKRPHVDEFLKRMGELFECVLFTASLSKYADPVSDLLDKWGAFRSRLFRESCVFHKGNYVKDLSRLGRDLNKVIIIDNSPASYIFHPDNAVPVASWFDDMSDTELLDLIPFFERLSKVDDIYDILKQQRTSS; via the exons ATGATGTATTTGGAAAACACTGAGCAAACTGAAGTCTCTTGCGAAGAGATGCTGTCTACTGAAGCCATGCTTGCTGAACAATGCAAGGTTCCCAAGTTAACAGAAGCTGAAGATTTAACCAGCCCTTCAAAGGGAAGTGCTGAGCTTGACTTGGAGGTCCTTGTGGAATATACTGAGCAGACTGTCAGCAGAGACATGGACCCTTCTATACTTTGCGTGGAACATTTCGACATGAATCAAAATTTTACAGATGAGGCTGAATCCTGTACATATTGCAATGGACTCACCGAGAGCTTTGAGCAATACTCATCAAGTGATGGATTTTTTGAATCTGACAAGACCCTTGATAAGTGTGAAACTTCAGGGTTAAGCCAGCCATTTGATGAATGTGCTCAGCACTGTGAGTGTTTTAAACCTTGCAAGTCCTCTGAGCACTGTGCTAATCATAGCGTAGCTTCCAAATGTAGTTCTTGCTGTGAACACTGTGCAGAACACCTCCAATTATTTCAGCAATGTAAGCCCTCTGATCAACAGTTTGAGTCTTTTGACTTTGAGGCAGATAAATTGGCAGTGAACTGTGACATTTTTGGGCAGTGTGAAACGTCTGATTTCATACCTGAGTGCACAGACCACCTCGAGTGTGCAGACCACCTCGAGTTACTGCAACAATACGAACCTACTGATCAGCAGTTTGAGTGCTTTGACTCTGAGTCAGACACGTCAACAGACGACTCTGAGCAATGTGAGATGTCAGGTTTCACTCCTAACATCTCTGATTCAGTGGACCTATTGTACGGTGGCACTGGACTTTGTGAGTATGACGAAATTCAAAATCAAATTGAAtgcacagatgatgatgatgagggttATCTGCCTGAAGAAAAGgatgaggaaaatgaaacagaggTCAGTGATGAAGAGTCCTGCGGATTAACAGAAGATGTAAATTCATTGCATTTCAAGACACCTGTGAAAGTTTATTTTGATGACGGTGAACATGTTTCCCTTGAAAGCGAATGCCTTGAGAAACACCTGGACGCTAAAGAAAACTTCGACTCTGAAACAGATTCTGAAACAAACCAAGAGTATGAAACAACTGAACAATGTGCTGCATCAGAGCAGTGCAACTTTGACAGCACAGAGTTTTACACTGAAGAAGATGCCTCCTCAGACTGCTCATCTATTGAAACCAAATCCTTTAAGACTTGTCCTGATGGCAGTATTCCTTCTGACCCCTCCTCTGATTCATCTGGTGAATCTGAAAAAGGAACTCAGGAAGATTCAAGTGATGAGCAGACCCAGTGGGAATCTTTTGAAGATGACGACGAAGACATAGAGCAAAGcaatatgaatgaaaattatAACGATCAGACGAAAACTCCCACTGTTGATATTGTTATTGAGGATTACTTCGATTTATTTGACAGATCTGACTATTTTGGCTATGCTTTTGCACAAAAGCAGCATTACGTCTCCTGCTTTGATGGGGGAGATATCCATGACCGCCTGTATGTTGAAGAAAAGCAAGCTAAGGTACAAGTGAAAGAAATCAAAAAGGAAATCGATGAACAGGAGACTGATGCATGTTCTGATGCTCCTGAGGAAGCATGCAAAGAGGGAGACTTAAGTCCGAGTGATGACACCTCTTATGAGTCTTGTGAGTCAGAGAAACAATCTGGAGAATGGAAAGCAGAATCAGAATCAAGTTTAGGAGAAGttgaagaaaatgaatctgctTTTGATGAGGCCCTTTATGCAGAGCATTATGTGGACTCTGAGGCAGAAAAGGATGAAGAAACCTCTGATGGAGAAGCTTGTGCATCTGAGAATTATGCTTCTGAAATCTTTAATGAACAAGAAGCCGAGGTCTGCCCGTCCTCTGGTAATGAGATTATGAGTGCGCCGTGTGCAGAAGACATCTCTGTTGAAGGTGATGCATATGAGGACAGTATCTTTGTTGCACAAAGTTATGAATCTACTGATGAGAATAACTCCATGATTGATGACGTACAGACAATTGTTACTGATGGCAGAGAAGATGACAAAGAAGAACCCAAAGACGAGCAGCCTGATACAGTCTACAGTGATGAAGACAAAGAATTTAGTGAGTTTCCAGAGAATGAGTCATATTGGTCGCTtacagatgatgaagatgagatgTATGATCCAGGTGTTGAGGAATACTATGCATATCAGATCAATAGCATTCAGTCATCTGTCAAACAAGCCCTGAATGGATTTGTTGAGGAAGAAAGTTCATACGAGCAGATAATCAATGGGGATGCTTCTAGGAACGAGGGAGAAGATGCCCTTTTATCCCCAAAAGAGACTCAGTTACAGGATGTTCAAGCCCCTGAAATTTGCCCGGAGGAGTTCAAAACAGTCAGATTTGAAATTACTGACGTTACTGAACTGAATGAGGACTGCTCTGTTGTGGAACAAACTCCAGAATCAGACGATGACTGTGAGTTAAATAAAATTTCACCACCTCAAGGTATTATTCACAGTGTCGTCCCAGAGCAAGACGCGCACACGCAAGTCAACAGGACGGAGGATTCAGAGGAGGAGAACAGCGACGATGAATCCTATGAGCCTTGTGAATGCGAGTACTGCATTCCACCGCAG gtacCAGCAAAACCACTGCTCCCACGGATGAAATCGAATGATGCAGGGAAGATCTGTGTGGTCATTGATTTGGATGAAACACTAGTGCATAGTTCATTTAAG CCAGTGAACAATGCTGATTTTATCATTCCAGTGGAAATTGATGGAACAGTTCACCAG GTTTATGTGTTAAAGAGACCCCACGTTGATGAATTCCTCAAGAGGATGGGAGAATTGTTCGAGTGTGTTTTGTTCACCGCAAGTTTATCCAAG